A portion of the Collinsella aerofaciens genome contains these proteins:
- a CDS encoding ATP-binding protein, which translates to MTPARFEIGQKHKQESEAGSKASWNTPRSDSRPTMSYPSRMALAFALTSLMTVLVLVGVVSVVWGTVFSDYTRSNIVEIANSAAEKLATSYEENGSWTAGELRTVATSSLVSDDLGMQVVNKKGVIVYDDSWPSASATADVRENQATTDDTSGKRASHSPVSSAPTDSDSVANVEIVTSSGEHVGQVKLWAIGSDALLTKADSAFREKTFNAMALAAVVAICISVAIGSLVSRMLTKPIHRITSTAKQIRDGDLSARTGLRGDDEIDQLGETFDEMATSLEKDMKHEKRLTSDVAHELRTPLMAMLATVEAMQDGVYPTDDEHLETVASETRRLARLVQQMLDLSRMENSTAPLNLEPVDMVPFVRSIVNAQERLFVDRDLRLRFADETQGHDDVVEADPDMITQCVINLMSNAMRYTPEGGWVVVSVLSDRKHVSIAVSDTGIGIAKEDLSRIFGRFWRADASRAREAGGLGVGLAVTKQIVERHHGYISVESELGKGTTFTIHLPREHTADAASTTMEH; encoded by the coding sequence ATGACACCTGCGCGCTTTGAAATCGGACAAAAGCACAAGCAGGAGAGCGAGGCGGGTTCCAAGGCTAGTTGGAACACGCCTCGTTCCGATTCACGGCCAACGATGAGCTATCCCTCGCGCATGGCACTTGCTTTTGCTCTGACATCGCTCATGACGGTATTGGTGCTGGTGGGCGTGGTCTCTGTTGTGTGGGGCACGGTCTTTTCGGATTACACGCGCTCCAATATCGTCGAAATCGCAAATTCCGCTGCCGAGAAGTTGGCGACCTCATATGAGGAAAACGGCTCTTGGACCGCGGGAGAACTGCGCACGGTCGCAACGTCGAGTTTGGTTTCCGACGATCTGGGCATGCAGGTCGTCAATAAAAAGGGCGTGATCGTTTATGACGATTCCTGGCCCTCGGCAAGCGCCACCGCCGATGTACGCGAAAACCAGGCTACGACCGACGACACGAGCGGCAAGAGGGCATCGCATAGCCCGGTCTCGTCTGCTCCAACCGACTCCGATAGCGTTGCTAACGTCGAGATTGTAACGTCTTCCGGCGAGCATGTCGGACAGGTAAAGCTGTGGGCCATCGGCTCCGACGCTCTGCTCACCAAGGCGGACTCTGCGTTTAGGGAGAAGACCTTTAACGCCATGGCCCTCGCCGCGGTTGTTGCAATCTGCATTTCGGTCGCTATCGGATCGCTCGTGTCGCGCATGCTCACCAAGCCGATTCATCGCATCACCAGTACCGCAAAGCAAATCCGTGACGGCGACCTGTCGGCTCGCACGGGACTGCGCGGTGATGACGAGATCGATCAGCTGGGTGAGACCTTCGATGAGATGGCCACTTCGCTCGAGAAGGATATGAAACACGAGAAGCGCCTGACTTCAGACGTTGCACACGAGCTTCGCACGCCGCTTATGGCCATGCTCGCAACGGTCGAGGCCATGCAGGATGGCGTGTATCCCACCGACGATGAGCATTTGGAGACCGTTGCTTCCGAGACGCGTCGCCTGGCTCGTCTGGTGCAGCAGATGCTCGACCTGTCGCGCATGGAAAACAGCACGGCTCCGCTCAACCTTGAGCCGGTGGACATGGTTCCTTTCGTGCGTTCCATCGTCAATGCCCAGGAGCGCCTGTTTGTCGACCGCGATCTGCGCTTGCGCTTTGCTGACGAGACCCAAGGTCACGACGATGTCGTCGAAGCCGATCCCGACATGATCACACAATGCGTCATCAATCTCATGAGCAACGCCATGCGCTACACCCCCGAGGGCGGTTGGGTCGTGGTGTCGGTGCTCAGTGACCGCAAACACGTCAGCATCGCCGTTTCTGATACCGGCATCGGTATCGCCAAGGAAGACCTGTCGCGTATTTTCGGACGTTTTTGGCGTGCCGACGCCAGCCGCGCCCGCGAGGCGGGCGGTCTGGGCGTGGGCCTCGCCGTGACCAAGCAAATCGTCGAGCGCCACCATGGCTATATTTCCGTGGAGTCGGAGCTTGGAAAGGGTACGACTTTTACGATTCATCTGCCTCGCGAGCACACGGCGGACGCGGCATCTACTACAATGGAGCACTAG
- a CDS encoding response regulator transcription factor produces the protein MASDAKKILLVEDEKAIRDAVAAYLEREGYWVVGVGDGQSAIEEFEKHQFDLVVLDLMLPKIPGERVCRTIRDTSDVPIIMLTAKGEIEDRIIGLELGADDYLIKPFSPRELVARVRALFRRAHQADEPAVEVLDFGDLVIDISGHKILVEGKEVDLTASEFKLLTTLARHPGRVYNRMELVEKVLGYDFEGYERTIDSHVKNLRAKLGDDPKKPKWLYTVHGVGYRFEAPAKTDKSDEK, from the coding sequence ATGGCTTCAGATGCAAAAAAGATTCTGCTGGTCGAGGATGAGAAGGCAATCCGTGACGCCGTCGCTGCCTATCTCGAGCGCGAAGGCTACTGGGTTGTGGGCGTCGGCGACGGCCAGTCCGCGATCGAGGAGTTCGAGAAGCATCAGTTCGACTTGGTCGTGCTCGATCTTATGCTCCCCAAGATCCCCGGCGAGCGCGTTTGCCGCACCATTCGCGATACCTCGGATGTTCCCATCATCATGCTGACTGCCAAGGGCGAGATCGAGGACCGTATTATCGGTCTTGAGCTCGGCGCCGACGACTACCTGATTAAGCCGTTCTCGCCGCGCGAGCTTGTCGCCCGCGTACGCGCCCTGTTCCGTCGTGCCCATCAGGCCGACGAGCCCGCCGTCGAGGTACTCGACTTCGGCGATCTGGTCATCGATATCTCGGGCCACAAGATCTTGGTCGAAGGCAAGGAAGTCGATCTGACGGCTTCCGAGTTCAAGCTGCTCACCACGCTTGCTCGTCATCCCGGCCGTGTCTACAACCGTATGGAGCTGGTCGAGAAGGTGCTTGGGTACGACTTTGAGGGCTATGAGCGCACCATCGATAGCCACGTGAAGAACCTTCGCGCCAAGCTGGGCGATGATCCCAAGAAGCCCAAGTGGCTCTACACCGTCCACGGTGTCGGCTATCGCTTCGAGGCTCCGGCCAAGACCGATAAGTCGGACGAGAAATAG
- a CDS encoding twin-arginine translocation signal domain-containing protein encodes MGIADHIKNGISRRGFVLGGAAAGAATVLAGCSKKTGTSDDAAGEPQVIKDDSKIISITDEYEAVDIDLEPVASWTLPLGTLLYYCEGDYAAAMMAPASALHANTLGVLNLGDGSLTTLIEDPIEGTGYAFYDVRAGDGVFAWVEMNFANSSWKLYAQNLSGASLSGDVVELDRGGKDYDPPLFTAFGSSVIWYKMPSAGGNKTSNDSFCYRRSLDESKAETIWKSTGRFASAPRASDGILTISPRVRNDEGVYYGITAIDLTDGNNTKRAQLVLPSSVSPFEAVYMGDTFVFSIEATYSGVGSLGNMGTYIGNEGGPYLFLSREPLACAAGKKNKYLVKVQASHFLIDTSAKTYGSLLSPDRALEYGDYPATAGKSDSFLTYATVRNSQGIPETVAARLFSL; translated from the coding sequence CGCGGCTTTGTGCTCGGTGGAGCTGCCGCGGGCGCTGCCACGGTGCTTGCCGGATGTTCGAAAAAAACAGGCACCAGTGATGATGCCGCTGGCGAGCCGCAGGTTATCAAGGACGATTCCAAGATCATCTCGATTACGGATGAGTACGAGGCAGTCGACATCGATCTTGAGCCGGTGGCATCGTGGACGCTGCCGCTGGGCACGTTGCTGTACTACTGCGAGGGTGACTATGCTGCGGCAATGATGGCGCCCGCATCGGCACTGCACGCCAACACACTCGGTGTGCTCAACCTGGGCGATGGCTCACTTACCACATTAATTGAGGATCCTATCGAGGGCACGGGATATGCTTTTTACGATGTCCGTGCTGGCGATGGCGTGTTTGCGTGGGTTGAGATGAACTTTGCCAATTCATCGTGGAAGCTCTACGCTCAAAATCTGTCGGGCGCTTCGCTCTCTGGCGACGTGGTTGAGCTCGATCGAGGTGGCAAGGACTACGATCCGCCACTGTTTACGGCGTTCGGGTCATCAGTCATCTGGTATAAAATGCCTTCGGCAGGCGGCAATAAAACGAGTAACGATTCGTTTTGCTATCGTCGCTCGCTTGATGAATCTAAGGCCGAGACAATTTGGAAATCGACGGGCCGCTTTGCGTCGGCCCCACGCGCGAGCGACGGCATTTTGACCATCTCGCCGCGTGTCCGCAACGACGAGGGCGTCTACTACGGCATAACGGCAATCGATCTGACCGATGGCAACAACACCAAACGTGCCCAGCTAGTCCTTCCCTCGTCAGTCTCGCCTTTCGAGGCCGTATATATGGGCGATACCTTCGTGTTTTCTATCGAGGCGACCTATAGTGGCGTGGGCAGCTTGGGCAACATGGGCACGTATATCGGTAATGAGGGAGGGCCGTACCTCTTCCTGTCCCGCGAGCCTCTCGCATGTGCGGCTGGCAAGAAGAATAAATACCTTGTTAAGGTACAGGCATCGCATTTCCTGATCGACACCTCTGCCAAGACCTATGGTTCGCTGCTGTCGCCCGACCGCGCTTTGGAGTATGGTGATTATCCAGCTACGGCGGGAAAATCGGACTCATTCCTTACGTACGCCACGGTGCGCAACAGCCAGGGTATACCAGAGACGGTCGCTGCACGCCTATTCTCTCTTTAA
- a CDS encoding phosphoribosylaminoimidazolesuccinocarboxamide synthase, producing the protein MERRPDSRGKVRDIYDAGENLLMVATDRISAFDFILPDEIPFKGEVLNRISAFWFDKFADIVPNHLVSIDPADFPEEFAEYRDYLAGRAMLVKKAQTIPIECIVRGYLTGSGKKTYDENGTVCGIQLPEGLTEASKLPEPLFTPSTKAEIGDHDENISFERCCEIVGEDIATQIRDLSLKIYKAAAEYAATRGIIIADTKFEFGVIDGKVTLIDECLTPDSSRFWPAASYEEGKIQPSYDKQFVRNWLKANWDMTGETPHLPAEVIDGTSERYREAFQIITGSQFTSMKENA; encoded by the coding sequence ATGGAGCGTCGTCCGGATTCCCGTGGCAAGGTTCGTGATATCTATGATGCCGGTGAAAACCTGCTGATGGTCGCCACCGACCGCATTTCTGCGTTCGACTTTATTCTTCCCGACGAGATTCCGTTTAAGGGAGAGGTGCTCAACCGCATCTCGGCATTCTGGTTCGATAAGTTTGCCGACATCGTTCCCAACCACCTCGTCTCCATCGACCCGGCGGATTTCCCCGAGGAGTTTGCTGAGTACCGTGACTATCTCGCTGGTCGCGCCATGCTGGTCAAGAAGGCGCAGACGATTCCTATCGAGTGCATCGTCCGCGGCTATCTGACCGGTTCGGGCAAGAAGACCTACGACGAGAACGGCACCGTCTGCGGCATCCAACTGCCTGAGGGCCTGACCGAGGCTTCCAAGCTTCCCGAACCGCTGTTCACGCCCTCCACGAAGGCCGAGATCGGTGACCATGACGAGAACATCTCGTTCGAGCGTTGCTGCGAGATCGTTGGCGAGGACATCGCCACGCAGATTCGCGACCTGTCTCTCAAGATCTACAAGGCCGCTGCCGAGTACGCCGCGACCCGTGGCATCATCATCGCCGACACCAAGTTCGAGTTCGGTGTCATCGATGGCAAGGTCACGCTGATCGACGAGTGCCTCACGCCCGACTCCAGCCGTTTCTGGCCTGCTGCCAGCTACGAGGAGGGCAAGATCCAGCCTAGCTACGACAAACAATTCGTCCGCAATTGGCTCAAGGCCAACTGGGATATGACGGGGGAGACCCCGCACCTGCCCGCCGAGGTCATCGATGGCACGTCCGAGCGCTATCGCGAGGCCTTCCAGATCATTACGGGCTCCCAGTTCACAAGCATGAAGGAGAACGCATAA